The Geoglobus acetivorans genome window below encodes:
- the argF gene encoding ornithine carbamoyltransferase gives MVKHLTSISDLTKNELLEIITLAEDLKDERRRGIFRDYLKNKTLAMIFELPSTRTRVSFEVAMTDMGGHAIYLNWNDLQLGRGETIADTARVLSRYVSGIMARVRDHGTITELARFSDVPVINGLSNLEHPCQIVADLQTIREKKGSFDIKLAWVGDGNNVCNSMILASALLGFEMRIATPEGYEPDERILSRAEKTGAEIELTDKPEEAVRSADVIYTDVWTSMGQEKEKDERNRIFQPYQVNKRLLSFAHKDVIVMHCLPAHRGEEITDDVIDGPHSVVFDQAENRLHAQKAILLRLLEG, from the coding sequence ATGGTAAAACATCTCACGTCCATATCAGACTTAACAAAAAATGAACTACTCGAGATAATAACACTGGCAGAAGACCTGAAGGATGAAAGAAGGAGGGGAATCTTCAGAGATTACCTGAAAAATAAAACGCTCGCAATGATTTTTGAACTCCCATCTACAAGAACGAGAGTCAGTTTTGAAGTTGCAATGACCGATATGGGTGGCCATGCCATCTACTTAAACTGGAATGACCTCCAGCTTGGCAGAGGGGAGACAATAGCAGACACGGCAAGAGTCCTTTCAAGATACGTCTCCGGAATAATGGCGAGAGTAAGAGACCACGGAACCATCACTGAGCTTGCAAGATTCAGCGATGTTCCTGTTATCAACGGTCTGAGCAATCTCGAGCATCCCTGTCAGATTGTTGCCGACCTGCAGACCATAAGAGAAAAGAAGGGCAGTTTCGATATAAAACTGGCGTGGGTCGGAGATGGAAACAATGTCTGCAATTCAATGATACTCGCATCGGCTCTGCTCGGATTTGAAATGAGAATCGCAACGCCAGAAGGGTATGAGCCTGACGAGAGGATACTCTCAAGGGCCGAAAAGACGGGAGCCGAGATTGAGCTTACAGACAAACCTGAAGAGGCTGTCAGAAGCGCAGATGTTATATATACGGACGTGTGGACCTCAATGGGTCAGGAAAAAGAAAAGGATGAAAGGAACAGGATATTCCAGCCATATCAGGTAAACAAAAGACTTTTAAGTTTCGCACACAAAGATGTCATAGTCATGCACTGCCTTCCGGCACACAGAGGGGAGGAAATTACAGACGATGTGATAGATGGTCCACACTCGGTCGTTTTTGATCAGGCTGAAAACAGATTGCATGCACAGAAGGCAATACTTCTCAGACTGCTGGAGGGATAA
- a CDS encoding DNA-directed DNA polymerase II small subunit: MVIKSIDTRTVVAKFALNGKNVHPEAVKLIINSGVDVDRVVDYACRKCNGSFIITPEDISDVLKELSSGREEKKVFDTGLKDTPKEEVESKGQISILKDVTGKSTCRGTVEDFVAYFNSRYEKLYSILKPRVKAIPIGSLGRIKMEEVEVIGFADNVRELDSSKAMFELEDKTGRVRVYAEGKVKEQVMELFGDEVIGVAGRLRGRSIIADRIIFPDVPISNGNRKRRDFLMVFISDVHFGSNTFLKEEWSRFVKWLNGESENEKLNELAHSVKYIFVAGDLTDGVGIYPDQEKELEILDIYQQYEFAAEQFDLIREDIKIILSPGNHDAVRQAEPQPALPKEFSSLFPKNVIHVGNPAYVDVEGIKVLLYHGRSLDDIISRVPRLSYERPHEAVMELLKRRHLAPLYGERSPIAPEKEDYLVIDDVPDVIHSGHVHTYGTGFYRGVFVINSSTWQSQTEFQKKVNLNPVPGNVAVYQPGGNVYRLKFYSG, encoded by the coding sequence ATGGTTATTAAAAGTATCGATACAAGAACCGTGGTGGCAAAATTCGCCCTCAACGGAAAAAATGTCCATCCTGAAGCTGTAAAACTCATTATCAACAGTGGAGTTGACGTAGATAGAGTAGTTGATTACGCATGTAGGAAATGCAATGGCTCATTCATAATAACTCCCGAAGATATCTCCGATGTTTTGAAAGAACTTTCATCAGGGAGAGAGGAAAAAAAGGTTTTCGACACCGGGTTGAAAGATACTCCGAAAGAAGAAGTCGAAAGTAAAGGACAGATCTCAATTCTGAAAGACGTAACCGGAAAATCAACATGCAGAGGGACAGTGGAGGATTTCGTTGCCTACTTCAATTCCAGATACGAGAAGCTCTATTCAATTCTGAAACCGAGAGTTAAGGCCATACCAATAGGTTCCCTCGGCAGGATTAAAATGGAAGAGGTCGAGGTCATAGGTTTTGCAGACAATGTGAGGGAACTCGATTCGTCAAAGGCCATGTTCGAGCTTGAAGATAAAACTGGCAGAGTTCGCGTTTACGCTGAAGGAAAAGTAAAGGAGCAGGTTATGGAGCTTTTCGGAGATGAAGTCATTGGTGTTGCGGGCAGACTGAGAGGAAGAAGCATAATCGCAGACAGAATTATTTTTCCGGACGTTCCCATAAGCAACGGAAACAGAAAACGCAGGGATTTTCTGATGGTTTTTATTTCAGACGTTCATTTCGGCAGCAATACGTTCCTGAAAGAAGAGTGGAGTCGATTTGTGAAATGGCTGAATGGTGAGAGTGAAAACGAAAAGCTCAACGAACTGGCTCACTCGGTAAAATACATTTTCGTGGCAGGAGATTTGACGGACGGCGTTGGCATCTACCCCGACCAGGAAAAAGAGCTTGAGATACTCGACATCTACCAGCAGTATGAGTTTGCCGCAGAACAGTTCGACCTGATTCGGGAGGACATCAAAATAATCCTCTCTCCAGGAAACCACGATGCAGTAAGGCAGGCAGAGCCCCAACCAGCATTGCCAAAGGAGTTTTCCTCTCTTTTCCCGAAAAACGTCATACACGTTGGAAATCCTGCCTACGTTGACGTCGAGGGAATCAAAGTACTGCTGTACCACGGAAGGAGCCTTGACGATATAATCTCCAGAGTTCCAAGACTCAGTTATGAGAGGCCACATGAAGCGGTTATGGAACTTCTAAAACGGAGGCACCTTGCACCACTATATGGAGAGAGAAGTCCAATAGCTCCGGAGAAAGAGGATTATCTTGTAATCGATGATGTTCCCGATGTCATTCATTCCGGACACGTTCACACCTATGGAACTGGATTTTACAGAGGAGTTTTTGTGATAAACTCCTCAACCTGGCAGAGCCAGACAGAGTTTCAGAAAAAGGTAAACCTCAACCCCGTACCGGGAAACGTTGCTGTATATCAGCCCGGTGGGAACGTTTACAGACTAAAGTTCTACAGCGGTTAA
- a CDS encoding signal peptidase I, translated as MQSKLVGLIKDILTTLIIVGVVAGGGYLLTGTWPFMVAVQSGSMEPNLHIGDVVFLVSPEKKEIITYLEGKENGYKKFGDYGDVIVYRPNGDPSRTPIIHRAITFVHKGEKIGGYVAENDGYLTKGDNNPVMDQPLLSKPVKKEWIVGVAVFKIPYIGYFRLLFG; from the coding sequence ATGCAATCAAAGCTTGTGGGATTAATCAAGGATATTCTCACTACACTTATAATTGTTGGTGTGGTTGCAGGTGGAGGCTATCTCCTGACCGGGACCTGGCCATTCATGGTTGCCGTTCAGAGCGGTTCGATGGAACCAAACCTCCATATCGGCGATGTTGTTTTCCTTGTAAGCCCTGAGAAGAAGGAGATTATCACCTATCTGGAGGGGAAGGAAAACGGATACAAAAAATTCGGAGACTATGGTGATGTCATTGTTTACAGACCGAATGGTGACCCGTCCAGAACGCCCATAATACACAGAGCGATAACATTTGTACACAAGGGTGAAAAAATAGGTGGCTATGTTGCTGAGAACGATGGCTATCTGACAAAGGGCGACAACAACCCTGTTATGGATCAACCACTCCTTTCAAAGCCCGTTAAGAAGGAATGGATTGTGGGAGTTGCTGTGTTCAAAATACCGTATATTGGATACTTCAGACTTCTGTTCGGTTAA
- a CDS encoding class I SAM-dependent methyltransferase family protein, producing MKAVKVRKEEAEKIRKWLEKNGYKDKDRRIRVEDGYVIIPVIETFNIPGSYDIIQDKNPVFKEKKDFRSIVENVAGYYPKYADFKIFGKVGVVKLPEEITQFSKRIADELMRTYRLKAVWLDRGRHGMLRKPEMELLAGQGSETEVKEHGYIYRFDVTKVMFSQGNKFEKMRIAGLVEDGEIVADMFAGIGYFTIPVAKHSRAKKIYAFEINPDSYTFLLENIKINKVNGIVPILGDSMHIVPEGFADRVIMGHINAEPFIPVAIRALRDEGWIHYHESTPEKILSRPVERIKKHAEKQGAEVKEINLRKVKNYSPRVLHVVVDARIKINRTEV from the coding sequence ATGAAAGCTGTAAAGGTCCGCAAAGAGGAAGCCGAAAAGATCAGAAAGTGGCTGGAAAAGAATGGTTACAAGGACAAGGATAGAAGAATCAGGGTGGAGGACGGGTACGTGATAATACCCGTCATTGAGACCTTCAACATACCTGGAAGCTACGACATAATTCAGGACAAAAATCCTGTTTTTAAAGAAAAGAAGGACTTTAGAAGCATTGTGGAAAATGTGGCCGGATACTACCCGAAATATGCAGATTTCAAGATATTTGGAAAAGTAGGTGTTGTAAAGCTTCCAGAAGAGATAACGCAATTTTCGAAGAGAATAGCAGATGAGCTTATGAGAACATACAGGCTTAAGGCTGTGTGGCTCGACAGGGGCAGACACGGTATGCTCAGGAAGCCTGAGATGGAACTGCTCGCGGGGCAAGGGAGCGAAACAGAGGTGAAGGAACATGGCTACATTTACAGGTTTGACGTTACAAAGGTGATGTTCAGTCAGGGAAACAAGTTTGAAAAAATGAGAATTGCAGGGCTTGTGGAGGATGGAGAAATCGTTGCAGATATGTTTGCGGGCATAGGCTACTTCACAATACCGGTTGCAAAGCATTCCCGGGCCAAAAAGATATACGCATTTGAGATAAACCCGGATTCGTACACTTTTCTGCTGGAGAACATAAAAATCAATAAAGTTAATGGTATCGTGCCGATTCTGGGCGATTCCATGCATATTGTTCCCGAAGGATTTGCAGACAGAGTAATCATGGGTCACATCAATGCAGAGCCTTTTATTCCCGTGGCCATCAGAGCGCTGAGAGATGAAGGCTGGATTCACTACCACGAGTCCACCCCGGAAAAAATTCTAAGCAGACCCGTCGAAAGGATAAAGAAACATGCCGAAAAACAGGGTGCTGAAGTCAAAGAAATCAACCTGAGAAAAGTAAAGAACTATTCTCCCAGAGTTCTGCATGTGGTTGTAGATGCGAGAATAAAAATTAACCGAACAGAAGTCTGA
- a CDS encoding NMD3-related protein: protein MKCAVCGKESEHPVCGKCLLERIEAVKIPPVVEITVCPKCDAKRLEKWKTISLEEAVEKVLEKETRIHEEVEVLDFSFQPFGLDETGKYQFTFYGKIRDHEFEYSSFFEVRLKKIACEKCSRQAGGYYEAIIQIRADNRELKDEELERIGEIIGAGMDKQRSHPKAFITKIEEKKEGIDIYMGDKKLAQKIARAILKELGGELSESSKIAGRQDGRDIYRFTYSVRLPEYFEGDIVEDDGRTAIVASVQKRKGVDIFTGRTINLKNPKVLVRKEDIMESYVVSADSSALEVLDPETYRYVCVRKPEFEFNAGDSVFVGKGEDQVFVIHKSLVKP, encoded by the coding sequence ATGAAATGTGCTGTCTGCGGAAAAGAGAGTGAACATCCCGTATGTGGAAAATGCCTGCTGGAAAGGATAGAAGCGGTGAAAATCCCACCTGTAGTTGAAATTACAGTATGTCCAAAATGCGACGCCAAAAGACTTGAAAAATGGAAAACCATATCGCTTGAAGAGGCTGTTGAAAAGGTGCTCGAGAAAGAGACGAGGATTCACGAAGAGGTGGAGGTACTGGATTTCTCCTTCCAGCCGTTCGGGCTTGACGAGACAGGAAAATATCAGTTCACGTTTTATGGCAAGATAAGAGACCATGAGTTCGAGTATTCTTCATTCTTTGAGGTCAGATTGAAAAAGATAGCATGCGAAAAGTGCAGCAGGCAGGCCGGTGGATACTACGAGGCCATAATCCAGATCAGAGCAGATAACAGAGAGCTGAAAGACGAAGAGCTTGAGAGGATTGGCGAAATAATAGGCGCCGGAATGGACAAACAGAGGTCCCATCCCAAAGCGTTCATCACAAAAATCGAGGAAAAAAAGGAAGGCATTGACATCTACATGGGTGACAAAAAGCTTGCCCAGAAAATAGCGAGAGCAATATTGAAGGAGCTCGGTGGTGAGCTTTCAGAGAGCAGCAAGATAGCAGGCAGGCAGGACGGAAGAGACATCTACAGGTTCACGTATTCCGTCAGACTGCCGGAATATTTTGAAGGAGACATTGTTGAGGATGATGGGCGTACGGCAATTGTGGCGAGTGTTCAGAAGAGGAAGGGCGTCGATATATTCACGGGCAGAACTATAAACCTGAAAAACCCGAAGGTCCTTGTCAGAAAGGAAGACATAATGGAAAGCTATGTGGTCAGTGCGGATAGTTCTGCATTAGAAGTTCTCGACCCGGAAACTTACCGGTACGTGTGTGTGAGGAAACCGGAATTTGAGTTCAATGCTGGAGACAGCGTATTTGTCGGTAAAGGTGAGGACCAAGTGTTTGTGATACATAAAAGCCTGGTAAAGCCATGA
- a CDS encoding AAA family ATPase: protein MKIIAFVGLPLSGKTTASRIAEEMGIPVVVMGDVVREEVLRRGLELTDENAGRVATELREKEGMDAIAKRCIPRIREKLEERGIVVVDGIRGIAEVETFRKEFGDDFILINVEAPLEVRFERALKRKREDDVKTPEELKRRDERELSWSMREAIKIADITVENTGTIDEFEDKIRAILTHFLPRVEVEIETDVFPTEDEEKVKKAVKNLFPDATIEIEDGKLYARTSSLSRFRELLRMQRILDTARSELIRGRSGNRVKVLLNKQTAFVSRINFAEEDAILSPLRVTFRLYDIDFERFLDYMAPETRDGRPIRELERL, encoded by the coding sequence ATGAAGATAATTGCTTTCGTTGGACTCCCTTTAAGCGGAAAAACAACTGCATCCAGAATTGCCGAGGAAATGGGAATTCCTGTAGTGGTCATGGGCGACGTTGTTCGTGAGGAAGTTCTGAGGAGGGGTCTTGAGCTTACAGATGAAAATGCAGGCAGAGTGGCTACTGAACTGAGAGAGAAGGAGGGTATGGATGCAATTGCGAAAAGATGCATTCCCAGGATACGGGAGAAGCTCGAAGAAAGAGGAATTGTAGTCGTTGACGGGATACGAGGGATAGCAGAGGTAGAAACTTTCAGAAAGGAGTTTGGTGATGATTTCATCCTTATAAACGTCGAAGCACCACTTGAGGTGAGGTTTGAAAGAGCATTGAAGCGGAAAAGAGAGGATGACGTAAAAACTCCCGAAGAATTGAAGAGGAGAGATGAAAGGGAACTCTCCTGGAGTATGAGAGAAGCAATAAAGATTGCTGATATAACCGTGGAAAATACTGGCACGATTGATGAATTCGAAGACAAAATCCGGGCAATACTGACTCATTTTTTGCCAAGAGTTGAGGTGGAGATTGAGACAGATGTATTTCCAACGGAAGATGAGGAAAAGGTAAAAAAAGCGGTGAAAAATCTTTTTCCGGATGCAACAATTGAAATTGAAGATGGGAAACTGTATGCAAGAACGTCCAGCCTTTCAAGATTCAGAGAACTTTTGAGAATGCAGAGGATACTTGATACTGCAAGAAGCGAACTCATCAGGGGCAGAAGTGGGAACAGAGTTAAGGTTCTCCTGAACAAACAGACTGCTTTTGTATCGAGGATTAATTTTGCAGAAGAGGATGCGATTCTATCTCCCCTCAGGGTAACCTTCAGGCTTTATGACATCGATTTCGAGAGGTTCCTTGATTATATGGCACCTGAAACGAGGGATGGAAGACCAATCAGGGAACTGGAACGGCTATGA
- a CDS encoding chorismate pyruvate-lyase family protein — MNPILRILERTDGSVTSIIEALTGERAKIKTIEQKVIGASPEIAEKLNINEGDEVNFRVVDIFSAGIRFARAVSYTPLKRLDESFKRDLMSADIPVGKIIRKYKLEVRREINWSCIKENELGKCLVRNYSIIHRGEVLINITESFPFSAFDGLRWE, encoded by the coding sequence ATGAATCCGATTCTGAGAATTCTGGAGAGAACGGATGGAAGCGTTACATCCATAATCGAAGCTTTAACCGGGGAAAGGGCGAAGATTAAAACTATTGAACAGAAGGTAATTGGCGCGAGTCCAGAAATTGCAGAAAAGCTGAATATAAATGAGGGCGATGAGGTCAATTTCAGGGTCGTGGACATCTTCTCAGCCGGGATCAGGTTTGCGAGGGCAGTGTCATACACTCCTCTAAAAAGACTGGATGAGAGCTTTAAAAGAGATTTGATGAGTGCTGACATTCCTGTCGGTAAGATAATAAGGAAATATAAGCTGGAGGTCAGAAGAGAGATTAACTGGAGTTGTATAAAAGAAAATGAGCTTGGAAAGTGTCTCGTCAGGAATTACAGCATAATCCACAGGGGAGAGGTGCTGATAAACATAACTGAATCGTTCCCGTTCAGCGCCTTTGACGGTTTGAGGTGGGAATAG
- a CDS encoding DUF2299 family protein codes for MNFKEMVKDWLVEEGFFREEVSDENADFHYVIEVPPGSNQVIDIIAPRDRDVILIASGIRLSDEHYSMVMAMDEKERRRFMWTIRFDLIFLQTEFQIIPDAMNPQLFQFTRKLYAENVTRQLLMDSISEVHKCKLYIIWRMRERFERSERRGDSEVMYL; via the coding sequence ATGAATTTTAAGGAAATGGTAAAGGACTGGCTTGTTGAAGAGGGATTTTTCAGAGAGGAAGTCAGCGACGAAAATGCTGATTTTCATTACGTAATTGAGGTCCCTCCCGGCTCGAATCAGGTAATTGACATCATAGCCCCCAGAGACAGGGATGTAATTCTAATTGCCAGCGGAATCAGGCTGAGCGATGAGCACTATTCGATGGTCATGGCGATGGATGAAAAAGAACGGAGAAGATTCATGTGGACGATAAGATTTGACCTGATCTTTTTGCAGACGGAATTCCAGATTATTCCGGATGCGATGAACCCCCAGCTATTTCAGTTTACGAGGAAACTCTATGCTGAAAACGTAACACGCCAGCTTCTTATGGATTCGATTTCTGAAGTGCATAAATGCAAGCTTTACATTATATGGAGAATGAGAGAAAGATTTGAACGCTCGGAGAGAAGAGGAGACAGCGAGGTCATGTACCTCTGA
- a CDS encoding 2,3-bisphosphoglycerate-independent phosphoglycerate mutase: MKVLMVIVDGMSDRGNGDTTPLKSAHTPNLDFLAERGIAGIMDTIRPGIRPGSDTAHFSILGYDPFEYYTGRGPIEAAGAGIDVKPGDIAFRVNFGTVEGDGSIFEKIVVDRRAGRIQDKEELVRAVNENVKLDGVEFILANASGHRAALVFRGEGLSDRITDSDPKKEGGAVKRVEPLDSSAEFTARMVNEFIEKSHEVLENHPLNAERAEAGLPKANALLLRGVGKAVHVPKFEERYGLKAAFVAGTTLIKGIGRLIGADVIKNSKFTGSRDTDLNLKVETALKTLETHDFVLLHIKAPDEFGHDGDFEGKKEFIEKVDQAIAPLKDLDFSRVCLTVLSDHSTPVSVRDHSADPVPVMIVQEGVRRDEVKAFNEFEVYKGGLCRIRGEDLMNIILDLIGKAKKFGA; this comes from the coding sequence ATGAAGGTTCTGATGGTCATTGTTGATGGCATGTCTGATAGAGGGAATGGTGATACGACTCCCTTAAAGTCCGCTCACACACCAAATCTCGATTTTCTTGCTGAAAGGGGAATTGCTGGAATAATGGATACGATAAGGCCGGGAATCAGACCGGGAAGCGATACTGCCCATTTTTCAATTCTCGGATATGATCCGTTCGAATACTATACTGGAAGAGGACCAATAGAGGCTGCGGGTGCAGGAATTGATGTCAAACCCGGAGACATAGCCTTCAGGGTTAACTTTGGGACGGTTGAGGGAGATGGCAGCATTTTTGAGAAAATTGTTGTGGACAGGCGGGCGGGAAGGATTCAGGACAAGGAAGAACTTGTCAGGGCAGTAAATGAGAATGTGAAGCTTGATGGGGTGGAATTCATACTTGCAAACGCATCCGGCCACAGGGCAGCGCTGGTTTTCAGGGGCGAAGGCCTTTCGGACAGAATTACTGACAGCGATCCGAAGAAGGAAGGGGGGGCTGTTAAGAGGGTCGAACCTCTCGACAGCTCGGCGGAATTCACAGCAAGAATGGTAAACGAGTTCATTGAGAAAAGCCACGAGGTTCTTGAAAACCATCCGCTAAATGCGGAAAGAGCCGAAGCAGGCTTGCCGAAGGCAAATGCCCTCCTTCTGAGAGGTGTTGGTAAGGCAGTCCACGTTCCAAAGTTTGAGGAGAGGTATGGTTTAAAGGCGGCGTTTGTTGCAGGAACAACGCTTATTAAAGGGATTGGTAGGCTTATAGGGGCTGATGTTATTAAAAATTCGAAATTCACCGGGAGCAGAGATACCGATCTCAATCTGAAGGTAGAAACTGCCTTAAAGACCCTCGAAACGCATGACTTCGTTCTGCTTCACATCAAAGCTCCGGATGAGTTTGGCCATGATGGAGACTTTGAGGGCAAAAAGGAATTCATAGAGAAGGTTGATCAGGCAATTGCGCCTCTCAAAGATCTTGATTTCTCCAGAGTGTGTCTGACGGTGCTTTCAGATCACAGCACTCCCGTGAGCGTGAGAGATCACTCTGCTGACCCCGTCCCGGTAATGATTGTGCAGGAAGGTGTCAGAAGGGATGAAGTTAAAGCTTTCAACGAGTTTGAGGTGTATAAAGGTGGACTGTGCAGGATAAGGGGAGAGGATTTGATGAACATAATACTTGATCTGATAGGCAAGGCTAAAAAGTTCGGAGCGTAG
- a CDS encoding acyltransferase, which yields MMEKLVVPPGVVFDETHIKHEGDVIVGNDSSIGFGIDARKIVIGDRATINGDLIGDEIRLDSWVRVKGDVLCRGDAYIGEFSSIEGKLTVHGNLEIGRNVRIEKGFEARGLITIQNPLPVIIFLFVYIMELLRLGKLDEVEELFSEEFENPLVIPDNTKLAMEQIRTGRNADFRDSKILGNVRAKNVIAENVELYGSLRGRDLIISGSKIHGAVEGRKVFIVGDSIVYGSVSGEEVHIEKGCMVEGTIVGRKGVWIRDKVEAEIEFEGEEEDDELGEEEIQKDVSEHIQGA from the coding sequence ATGATGGAAAAGCTGGTTGTCCCACCCGGTGTTGTGTTTGATGAAACCCACATAAAACATGAGGGAGACGTGATAGTTGGGAACGATTCCTCAATCGGATTTGGCATCGATGCGAGGAAGATAGTCATTGGGGACAGGGCGACAATAAACGGAGATCTAATAGGAGATGAAATAAGGCTTGATTCCTGGGTTAGGGTTAAGGGAGATGTGCTGTGCAGGGGAGATGCTTACATAGGTGAATTCTCATCTATTGAGGGAAAGCTTACAGTTCACGGGAACCTTGAGATTGGCAGAAACGTTCGAATTGAGAAGGGATTTGAAGCGAGAGGTCTCATCACAATTCAGAATCCATTGCCCGTAATCATCTTCCTGTTTGTTTATATCATGGAACTCCTCAGACTCGGGAAGCTTGATGAAGTTGAAGAGCTGTTCAGCGAGGAGTTTGAAAATCCTTTGGTAATACCTGACAACACCAAGTTAGCGATGGAGCAGATAAGGACTGGTAGAAACGCTGATTTCAGGGATAGCAAAATACTGGGAAACGTCAGAGCAAAAAACGTTATTGCTGAAAACGTTGAGCTTTATGGAAGCCTCAGGGGAAGAGATCTGATCATAAGTGGCTCCAAAATTCACGGTGCGGTTGAGGGAAGGAAGGTATTTATCGTTGGGGACAGCATAGTTTATGGGAGCGTCAGTGGCGAGGAAGTCCATATCGAAAAGGGATGTATGGTTGAGGGAACGATTGTGGGCAGGAAAGGAGTCTGGATAAGGGATAAGGTCGAGGCAGAAATCGAATTTGAGGGTGAAGAGGAGGATGATGAACTGGGAGAAGAAGAGATTCAGAAAGATGTTTCCGAACATATACAGGGAGCTTGA
- a CDS encoding DUF2095 family protein: protein MNWEKKRFRKMFPNIYRELEGDILPSVIDHIERCESVDEAHEVIEYFLKIGEISEEYAEFLKKSEIVKDLIGSRKHGEYTRRGLK from the coding sequence ATGAACTGGGAGAAGAAGAGATTCAGAAAGATGTTTCCGAACATATACAGGGAGCTTGAAGGGGACATTCTGCCTTCGGTCATTGACCACATAGAAAGGTGTGAGAGCGTTGATGAGGCTCACGAGGTTATTGAATACTTTCTCAAAATTGGAGAGATAAGCGAGGAGTATGCTGAATTTTTGAAGAAGAGTGAAATAGTTAAGGACCTCATAGGTTCGAGAAAGCACGGGGAGTATACCCGGAGGGGTTTGAAGTGA
- a CDS encoding YchF-related putative GTPase, giving the protein MIEIGLTGKPNAGKSTFFKSATMADAEIANYPFTTIEPNVGVAHVRVECACRELGVYPCGNCIDGWRFIPVKLIDVAGLVPDAHKGRGLGNEFLDDLRQADAIIHVVDASGSTDIEGNEVGLGEHDPFEDVDFLEKELNMWLFGILKKNWDKMVRRIQMEKKDPARYIHEQLAGLGFDELTVRESLRDTGKQFNEFSDDDLLIFARNLMERRFKILVAANKADKAPENNIKRFMDSGAVICSAMFELTLRTASQNGYVRYLPGDDDFEIVKELNEKQKKALETIRAFMKKYGGTGIQEAINRIVFDKLGYIVVYPVEDENKYTDSKGNVLPDAMLVKKGTTPKELAYKIHTDIGKNYIYAVDAKRKIRISEDHELQNGDVIKIVSGA; this is encoded by the coding sequence GTGATAGAGATAGGTTTAACTGGAAAGCCAAATGCAGGAAAATCAACTTTTTTCAAATCTGCAACCATGGCTGATGCGGAGATTGCGAATTATCCCTTTACAACAATCGAGCCAAACGTCGGTGTGGCCCATGTGAGGGTTGAGTGTGCGTGCAGGGAGCTTGGTGTCTATCCATGCGGTAACTGCATCGATGGGTGGAGGTTTATCCCCGTTAAGCTGATTGATGTTGCCGGTCTTGTACCGGACGCTCACAAGGGGAGGGGGCTCGGGAACGAGTTTCTTGATGATCTCAGACAGGCCGATGCTATAATTCACGTGGTGGATGCATCAGGCTCGACGGATATAGAGGGTAATGAGGTCGGACTTGGGGAACACGACCCATTTGAGGACGTTGACTTTCTTGAAAAGGAGCTTAACATGTGGCTTTTCGGCATTTTGAAGAAAAACTGGGACAAGATGGTAAGGAGAATACAAATGGAGAAAAAGGATCCTGCCAGATACATACACGAGCAGCTTGCAGGTCTTGGCTTCGATGAGCTTACCGTTAGAGAAAGTCTGAGAGATACCGGCAAACAGTTCAATGAATTTTCGGACGATGATCTGCTAATCTTTGCAAGAAATCTCATGGAAAGGAGATTCAAAATCCTCGTGGCTGCAAACAAGGCAGATAAGGCTCCGGAGAATAATATAAAGAGATTCATGGATTCTGGCGCAGTCATCTGCTCGGCAATGTTCGAACTCACGTTGAGGACTGCAAGTCAGAATGGATACGTCCGGTATTTGCCGGGTGATGATGACTTCGAGATTGTCAAAGAGCTGAATGAAAAGCAGAAAAAGGCTCTCGAGACTATCAGAGCCTTCATGAAGAAATATGGAGGAACGGGCATTCAGGAGGCGATAAATAGGATTGTTTTTGATAAGCTGGGTTACATAGTGGTGTATCCAGTTGAGGATGAGAACAAGTACACTGACAGCAAGGGCAATGTTCTTCCGGATGCGATGCTCGTGAAAAAAGGGACAACGCCCAAGGAGCTTGCTTACAAAATCCACACGGACATAGGGAAAAACTACATCTATGCCGTCGATGCCAAGAGAAAGATCAGAATTTCGGAAGACCATGAACTTCAGAATGGGGATGTTATAAAGATCGTTTCAGGTGCATAG